One window of Toxotes jaculatrix isolate fToxJac2 chromosome 19, fToxJac2.pri, whole genome shotgun sequence genomic DNA carries:
- the vrtn gene encoding vertnin — protein MIQRNEVVLSVLGELQEATESSGLDALTRVALEVDQVLAPFQLPGTPCQDFPEWAGVDDTAHGLYPADAPGGLLPLNCKGEGNLLFDAVSMLLVGNTGLSLELQVRTVVEMVLWKRYYLSGMIDSKMMLQAVRFSLCAEESEDMLNLPGTVLEAIFDADVKASCFPGSYANMWHVYALSSVLQSNIYSIYPMFNLKIRPYFNRVIRPRTWPKDSEPQTIHIMWSGELQSEALFRPNNFVALAQTRDITFGSPDREQSASPIKSEELLNQDSQLSYPSLKDKYNITKRTFYRWKRQTQEHCKKSAARYEAKYFLQACYLEGKLIPLHQFKEFFPEISRSSYYNWKHELLKSGGNFSTSSSTGEISPGESTEQEAWSSPEAKQEEPDHHDSVASMFGLSLGKLDIERAQSVAHMQEAKRCLQNCIAMNTSLPFRVFKRNFPGISRSTYYNWRREAMLFNRGYKGSVGSSEDSSDADKSQSPKSLSPVLPNVSQPVMPRARICRRKHRSFRLAYMSKKQLRDAAKLHVQKSKWSLTKFKLKFPSMSPCFYWLWRSKQNRKKKMVTQSADILPQRVESTMAENKIMERRMESQSMLPFVQSPKYLESSTMPSFDAPHSKHTLHGKAPIDEQMFAMDVVALANFKAKAKLFLQQRFEEKSFPTFKEFRSYFPFTPRSTYYMWKRALHHGVSLVHG, from the exons ATGATTCAGAGGAACGAggttgtgttgtctgttttggGAGAGCTCCAGGAGGCCACCGAGAGCTCTGGCCTGGACGCTCTGACCAGAGTGGCCCTGGAAGTGGATCAGGTCCTCGCTCCCTTCCAGCTCCCCGGGACCCCCTGCCAGGATTTCCCTGAGTGGGCAGGTGTAGATGACACAGCTCATGGCCTGTACCCGGCTGATGCACCTGGAGGCCTCTTGCCTCTAAACTGCAAAGGAGAAGGCAACTTACTATTTGATGCAGTCAGCATGCTGTTAGTGGGCAACACAGGGCTTAGCTTGGAGCTACAG GTGCGGACTGTAGTGGAAATGGTGCTGTGGAAGCGATACTACCTGTCTGGGATGATTGATTCTAAAATGATGCTCCAGGCAGTTCgtttcagtctctgtgctgAAGAGTCTGAGGACATGCTCAACTTGCCTGGCACAGTCTTGGAGGCCATCTTTGATGCAGACGTCAAAGCTTCGTGCTTCCCTGGCTCCTACGCCAACATGTGGCACGTTTATGCCCTATCATCAGTCCTTCAGTCTAACATCTACTCCATATACCCCATGTTCAACCTCAAGATCCGACCCTATTTCAACCGAGTCATACGTCCAAGGACCTGGCCCAAAGATTCAGAGCCACAAACCATCCACATCATGTGGTCCGGCGAGCTGCAGTCTGAGGCCTTGTTCAGGCCGAACAATTTTGTCGCACTAGCCCAGACCAGAGACATCACTTTTGGAAGTCCTGACCGCGAGCAGAGTGCATCACCCATCAAGAGTGAAGAGCTGTTGAACCAGGACTCGCAGCTTTCTTACCCGAGTCTGAAGGACAAATACAATATCACCAAGAGGACCTTCTACCGCTGGAAGAGGCAGACacaggagcactgcaaaaagTCTGCAGCCAGGTATGAGGCGAAGTATTTCCTGCAGGCTTGCTACTTGGAGGGAAAGCTCATCCCTCTGCACCAGTTTAAGGAGTTCTTCCCTGAAATTTCAAGGTCATCTTACTATAACTGGAAGCATGAGCTCCTGAAATCTGGAGGAaacttctccacctcctcttcaaCTGGAGAGATTAGTCCTGGAGAGAGTACAGAGCAGGAGGCCTGGTCTTCACCTGAAGCAAAGCAGGAAGAACCGGACCACCATGACAGTGTGGCCAGTATGTTTGGCCTCAGCCTCGGCAAGCTTGATATAGAGCGGGCCCAGAGTGTAGCACATATGCAGGAAGCTAAACGTTGTCTGCAGAATTGCATTGCCATGAACACCTCCCTCCCCTTCAGGGTCTTCAAAAGAAATTTCCCAGGGATCTCAAGATCGACCTACTACAACTGGAGGAGAGAAGCCATGCTGTTCAACAGAGGttacaaaggcagtgttggcAGCAGTGAGGACAGCTCAGATGCTGATAAGAGCCAAAGTCCGAAAAGCCTGTCACCAGTCCTGCCTAACGTCAGCCAGCCTGTCATGCCCAGAGCAAGGATTTGCAGGCGAAAACACAGAAGTTTCAGGCTGGCATACATGAGCAAAAAACAGCTCAGAGATGCCGCAAAGCTGCATGTCCAGAAATCAAAGTGGTCCCTGACAAAGTTCAAGCTCAAATTCCCGTCCATGTCCCCTTGTTTCTACTGGCTGTGGCGTAGCAAGCAGAACCGCAAGAAGAAAATGGTCACCCAGAGTGCTGACATCCTTCCTCAGAGAGTGGAGAGCACCATGGCAGAAAACAAGATtatggagaggaggatggagagtcAGTCTATGCTGCCATTTGTCCAAAGCCCTAAATATCTAGAAAGCTCCACCATGCCCTCTTTTGATGCCCCACATTCAAAGCACACCCTTCACGGTAAGGCACCAATAGATGAGCAGATGTTTGCAATGGATGTTGTGGCTCTGGCCAACTTCAAGGCCAAGGCCAAACTGTTCCTGCAGCAACGCTTTGAGGAAAAATCCTTCCCTACATTTAAAGAATTCAGGTCTTACTTCCCCTTCACTCCACGCTCAACATACTACATGTGGAAGCGCGCTTTGCATCATGGGGTGTCACTGGTGCATGGATAA